The following proteins come from a genomic window of Nostoc sp. TCL26-01:
- a CDS encoding DUF4350 domain-containing protein — translation MKRSNRLTWLGAIALVVVIILTFITAPNTQIYKGSTYNRAADGYGAWYAFMEKQGTTMQRWQKPLTALKQIKSPVTLLQVYNYPREPKLWSEESEWVKTGNTLVILGVQARVSAAEFHTRQTSPVGDIKIDTRRRNQKVQQPQVLLGDRFGAVIWEEKYDQGKVIFATTPYLAANAYQDNLNNFKYLASLVKQKGHTLFVDEYIHGYKDEDVKTDAGEGDLIGYLAKTPIVIVLLQAGVLLLVLVWGKNRRFGRAIALTTPAIDNSAAYIQALAGVLHKAESNDFVVDIVGKEEQLQLQKTLGLGQILLEHQTLINIWTEKTGKSPTELDTVLKLQARKRRINQSELLNWLAKWRSLRNE, via the coding sequence ATGAAACGCTCAAACCGTCTGACTTGGCTGGGGGCGATCGCTTTAGTGGTAGTAATTATACTAACTTTTATTACTGCCCCTAATACACAGATATACAAAGGTTCTACTTACAACCGTGCTGCCGATGGTTACGGTGCTTGGTATGCTTTTATGGAAAAGCAAGGAACTACCATGCAACGCTGGCAAAAACCCTTGACTGCTCTTAAGCAGATAAAATCACCAGTAACACTTCTACAAGTCTATAACTATCCGCGAGAACCAAAGTTATGGTCAGAGGAATCAGAATGGGTGAAAACAGGCAATACGCTGGTGATTTTAGGCGTGCAAGCCAGAGTTAGTGCGGCTGAGTTTCACACCAGACAAACATCACCTGTGGGAGACATTAAAATTGACACCAGAAGACGCAACCAAAAAGTCCAGCAGCCACAAGTTTTGTTAGGCGATCGCTTTGGTGCTGTAATCTGGGAAGAGAAGTATGATCAAGGCAAGGTGATTTTCGCTACTACACCTTATTTAGCAGCCAATGCCTACCAAGATAATTTAAATAACTTTAAATATTTAGCTAGTTTAGTTAAGCAAAAAGGTCACACTTTATTTGTTGATGAATACATCCACGGCTATAAAGATGAGGATGTCAAAACAGATGCAGGTGAAGGAGATTTAATTGGCTATTTAGCCAAAACACCTATCGTAATTGTACTTTTGCAAGCAGGTGTTTTACTATTAGTATTAGTTTGGGGAAAAAACCGTCGTTTCGGTAGAGCGATCGCTTTAACCACACCAGCAATAGATAATAGCGCAGCCTATATCCAAGCATTAGCAGGAGTTCTCCACAAAGCCGAATCTAACGATTTTGTTGTAGACATCGTTGGCAAAGAAGAACAACTGCAACTGCAAAAAACTCTAGGTTTAGGACAAATACTACTAGAACACCAAACCCTAATCAACATTTGGACAGAAAAAACTGGTAAAAGTCCCACAGAACTAGATACAGTCCTCAAGTTACAAGCACGAAAACGGCGGATTAATCAATCAGAACTGTTAAACTGGTTAGCAAAATGGCGCAGCTTGAGGAATGAGTAG
- a CDS encoding DUF4129 domain-containing protein, which produces MSTDSFENSSWSWQFSQLQQQVGEWLEYQSYRLEKVLPDLPPLGKISPWLANLLHLLAWVLLGLFLAIVIWRLWVVFSPYIYSWLAGNGNFPSYRTKTLAEDLTVTRWLERSQELYRQGNYREACRCLYLAILQHLHDTKTILHKSSRTDAEYLQLLQSSTTPIQPYETVMTIHEQLCFSDGEILPENYQQCRQAYQEIVQK; this is translated from the coding sequence ATGTCTACAGATAGTTTTGAAAACAGTAGCTGGAGTTGGCAGTTCTCTCAGTTACAGCAACAGGTAGGAGAATGGTTGGAATATCAGTCATATCGATTGGAAAAAGTGTTGCCAGATTTGCCACCTTTAGGGAAGATTAGCCCGTGGTTAGCTAATCTGTTGCACCTTTTAGCTTGGGTGCTATTGGGGTTATTTCTCGCTATAGTAATTTGGCGCTTGTGGGTAGTCTTCAGTCCTTATATCTATTCTTGGCTAGCTGGTAATGGTAATTTTCCCAGTTACCGGACAAAAACTTTGGCTGAAGATTTAACTGTGACACGTTGGTTAGAACGATCGCAAGAACTTTACCGTCAGGGTAACTACCGAGAAGCTTGTCGTTGTCTTTATCTGGCAATTTTACAGCACTTGCATGATACTAAAACCATCCTCCACAAATCCAGTCGGACTGATGCTGAATATTTGCAGCTATTGCAATCTTCGACAACTCCCATTCAACCTTACGAAACTGTGATGACAATTCACGAGCAATTGTGTTTTAGTGATGGAGAGATTTTGCCCGAAAATTATCAACAGTGTCGGCAAGCCTACCAGGAAATAGTGCAAAAATGA
- a CDS encoding NADAR family protein, which produces MTIYFYKVWQPYGCFSNFSPHGIEIQGSYWSTVEHYYQAQKFVGSIDAVTIPLIRATKTPEEAAALGRCHSRRLRPDWELVKTRIMREAVLKKFLTHSDIREILLSTGDEVLVENSPTDYFWGCGVDETGQNHLGKILMSVREEIRNLGLWKLVSGEYVEQRS; this is translated from the coding sequence ATGACTATTTACTTTTATAAAGTTTGGCAGCCTTACGGCTGTTTTTCTAACTTTTCTCCCCACGGTATTGAAATTCAGGGATCTTACTGGTCAACGGTAGAACATTATTACCAAGCGCAAAAGTTTGTTGGTAGTATAGATGCAGTCACTATACCCTTAATTCGCGCTACTAAAACCCCGGAAGAAGCTGCTGCTTTAGGAAGATGTCATAGTCGTAGACTCCGCCCAGACTGGGAATTAGTCAAAACGAGAATCATGCGAGAAGCTGTACTGAAAAAATTTCTTACCCATAGTGATATCAGAGAAATTCTCTTAAGTACAGGTGATGAAGTTTTGGTAGAGAATTCACCGACAGATTACTTTTGGGGTTGTGGTGTAGATGAAACTGGACAAAATCATCTCGGTAAAATCCTCATGAGTGTGCGTGAAGAAATCCGCAATCTGGGTTTGTGGAAGCTAGTGTCGGGAGAATATGTTGAGCAGAGGAGTTAG
- a CDS encoding GAF domain-containing protein, translating into MTFTDHPDSFPSTFAQDSLLHQITNHIRRSLELSDILTTTVTEIRCLLATDRVVVYRFAADGSGEVVAESIQEQNLPSLLGLHFPADDIPSESREMFLSMGQRSIVDVANGQIGLSPLPSVNTETSFPSENIAYRQVDPCHLQYLQAMGVQSSLVVPILLCNLNTSSDTPQLWGLLVSHHSQPRTILPRELKLVQQITDQVAIAIAQSHLLQETRAQQQQAEIINQISHLLHRQPTIQLQSALEATITALGGIGGRLYVNIEPTKEVYLWGEQPTFPGVIEQHPVWQNWMTQCQPHDVLIIADIYSEARLRVLASAFQSSRIRGMLVLPLHYRQSFIGVITIFRPEFDTEILWAGRCEENQRQKLPQLSFEVWREQKKGQVPQWSLAEISLAQALAADFSIAIQQQDTTQKLQALNTDLERQVKEQTAEIEKSFLITQVIKQVSEQIRSTLDLKIILQTIVREVRFLLNADRTLIYQITGDSQGEVVVEEVNGDWRSVLGIAMPLGCFPDESARLFFRGRIRAINHVSTDSLSACHYEFLQSLQVQANLIVPINMGEQLWGLVIAHQCTAPRNWQDVEIDLLQQLANQAAIAIQQAQLYQQSSLAANEAKAKATELEQALHQLQETQTKLIHNEKMSSLGQLVAGVAHEINNPVNFIYGNLCHAHNYTQDILQLLALYQTYYPHPAQEISQAIAAIDLDFLVQDLPKIISSMQIGAERIRSIVLSLRNFSRLDEAENKPIDIHEGIDNTLLILQHRLKANPTFPGIEVVKDYGNIPLIECYAGQMNQVFMNVLTNAIDALEESLLNSQTTDENQLTISSLQIYISTRLSLDQSRLLIRIADNGLGMTAEVKKRIFDPFFTTKSVGKGTGLGLAISYQIIAEKHGGMMECISEVGKGTEFWIEIPIKPNEPGKLYITSEQ; encoded by the coding sequence ATGACATTTACGGATCACCCTGATAGTTTTCCCTCAACATTTGCTCAAGACAGTTTATTACACCAGATTACAAATCATATTAGGCGATCGCTCGAACTATCAGATATACTCACAACCACAGTTACTGAAATCCGTTGTCTTTTGGCAACAGACAGAGTGGTAGTCTATCGCTTTGCTGCTGATGGTAGTGGCGAAGTCGTCGCCGAATCGATTCAAGAACAAAATCTTCCCTCTCTTTTGGGGTTGCACTTTCCTGCCGATGATATTCCATCAGAGTCCAGAGAAATGTTTTTGTCAATGGGGCAACGCTCTATCGTCGATGTGGCAAATGGGCAAATTGGCTTGTCACCGCTGCCATCAGTCAATACAGAAACATCTTTCCCATCTGAGAACATTGCTTATCGCCAGGTAGATCCGTGTCATTTGCAATATCTGCAAGCAATGGGTGTGCAGTCTTCTTTGGTAGTACCAATTTTACTGTGCAATCTCAACACCTCTTCAGATACACCTCAATTATGGGGACTATTGGTATCACACCACAGTCAACCGCGTACCATCTTGCCGCGAGAACTGAAATTAGTCCAGCAAATTACTGATCAAGTGGCAATTGCGATCGCTCAAAGCCATCTCCTCCAGGAAACTCGCGCCCAGCAACAGCAAGCAGAAATTATCAACCAAATCAGTCATCTCCTACACAGGCAACCGACTATTCAATTACAATCTGCCTTAGAAGCCACAATTACAGCTTTGGGTGGGATTGGTGGCAGACTTTATGTAAATATCGAACCTACTAAAGAAGTTTATCTCTGGGGTGAACAGCCAACTTTCCCTGGTGTTATCGAACAGCATCCTGTCTGGCAAAACTGGATGACTCAATGCCAACCCCATGATGTGTTGATCATTGCTGACATTTACTCAGAAGCGCGTCTGAGGGTTTTGGCTTCTGCTTTTCAATCAAGTCGTATTCGCGGAATGTTAGTCCTACCTCTACATTATCGTCAAAGCTTTATTGGCGTGATCACCATTTTTCGCCCAGAATTTGATACAGAAATTTTATGGGCTGGGAGGTGCGAGGAAAATCAACGGCAAAAGCTACCTCAGCTTTCTTTTGAGGTGTGGCGAGAACAAAAAAAAGGCCAAGTACCCCAATGGAGTTTAGCAGAAATTTCTCTGGCACAAGCTCTAGCAGCTGATTTTTCCATAGCGATTCAACAGCAAGATACAACTCAAAAACTACAAGCACTCAATACAGATTTAGAACGTCAAGTCAAGGAACAAACCGCCGAAATTGAAAAATCATTCCTAATTACGCAAGTCATCAAGCAAGTCAGTGAGCAAATCCGCAGTACTTTAGACTTAAAAATTATCCTGCAAACGATTGTGCGAGAAGTGCGGTTTCTGTTGAATGCAGATAGAACGCTGATTTACCAAATCACTGGTGACTCACAAGGAGAAGTTGTAGTCGAAGAAGTCAATGGCGATTGGCGTTCGGTTTTAGGTATAGCCATGCCCTTGGGGTGCTTTCCTGATGAGTCTGCCCGGCTATTTTTTCGAGGTAGAATCAGGGCAATTAATCATGTGTCAACGGATTCATTAAGCGCTTGTCATTATGAATTTTTGCAGAGTTTGCAAGTACAAGCTAACTTGATAGTTCCCATTAACATGGGTGAGCAACTGTGGGGTTTAGTCATTGCCCATCAATGTACAGCACCAAGAAATTGGCAGGATGTAGAAATTGACTTATTACAACAGCTAGCAAATCAGGCCGCGATCGCTATTCAACAAGCCCAACTCTACCAACAAAGTAGTCTAGCGGCAAATGAGGCCAAAGCAAAAGCCACAGAACTAGAACAAGCTTTACATCAACTCCAAGAAACCCAAACTAAATTGATTCACAACGAAAAAATGTCTAGTTTGGGACAGTTAGTTGCAGGTGTCGCTCACGAAATTAATAACCCAGTCAACTTTATCTATGGTAATCTGTGCCACGCTCATAATTATACCCAAGACATTTTACAACTTCTGGCACTGTATCAGACTTATTATCCTCACCCTGCTCAGGAAATTAGTCAAGCGATCGCAGCGATCGATTTAGATTTTTTAGTCCAAGACTTACCAAAAATTATCTCTTCCATGCAAATTGGCGCGGAACGCATTCGCTCTATCGTGCTTTCATTAAGAAATTTTTCCCGTCTAGATGAGGCTGAAAATAAGCCGATTGACATCCATGAAGGCATTGATAATACCTTATTAATTCTCCAACATCGCTTAAAAGCAAATCCTACATTTCCTGGCATTGAAGTAGTCAAAGATTATGGCAACATACCATTGATAGAATGCTATGCCGGGCAGATGAATCAAGTGTTCATGAATGTGCTTACCAATGCCATTGATGCTTTAGAAGAATCATTGCTAAATAGTCAAACAACTGACGAAAACCAACTGACAATTTCCTCTTTGCAAATTTACATTTCTACCAGACTTTCTCTCGATCAATCCCGTCTTTTGATTCGCATCGCTGACAACGGTTTAGGCATGACAGCAGAAGTCAAAAAGCGGATTTTTGACCCATTTTTCACAACTAAGTCGGTAGGCAAGGGAACAGGCTTGGGATTAGCCATTAGCTATCAAATTATTGCCGAAAAGCACGGCGGGATGATGGAATGTATTTCCGAAGTTGGTAAGGGTACAGAGTTCTGGATAGAAATCCCCATTAAACCTAATGAACCAGGAAAGTTGTACATAACTTCTGAACAATAA
- a CDS encoding Uma2 family endonuclease, which produces MNIAAIQPTTIEEFLQLPETKPASEFIHGQIIQKPMSQGEHSQLQIELCETINQITKPQKIAKAFPELRCVFGGLAIVPDIAVFRWERIPRLPSGRIANRFEIHPDWFMEILSLDQKYKQVLAKLLHCAEYGTELGWLLDAEDESILVVDRDRRVKELKNSDRLPVLTEVELEGV; this is translated from the coding sequence ATGAATATTGCAGCAATTCAACCCACAACTATCGAGGAATTTTTGCAATTGCCAGAAACAAAACCTGCTTCTGAATTTATTCATGGACAAATCATCCAAAAACCTATGTCTCAAGGCGAACATAGCCAACTTCAGATCGAGCTATGCGAAACTATTAATCAAATTACTAAACCTCAAAAAATTGCTAAAGCTTTTCCAGAACTACGCTGTGTTTTTGGTGGGTTAGCAATTGTTCCAGATATAGCCGTATTTCGTTGGGAGCGAATTCCTCGATTGCCATCAGGACGCATTGCCAACCGGTTTGAAATCCATCCAGATTGGTTTATGGAAATTCTCTCTCTTGACCAGAAATATAAACAAGTCTTAGCCAAATTACTACACTGTGCTGAGTATGGTACTGAGTTGGGTTGGTTGCTTGATGCGGAAGATGAAAGCATTTTAGTAGTAGATAGAGATCGCCGAGTTAAGGAACTTAAAAATAGCGATCGCTTACCTGTTCTGACAGAGGTTGAATTAGAGGGTGTTTGA
- a CDS encoding Txe/YoeB family addiction module toxin codes for MEFLWKQSVKNLEFDADAFEDLAWWLESDRKKALKIIKLIREVQRNPFEGTGQPEALKYELSGCWSRRIDQEHRLVYEVLDDKIRILACRFHY; via the coding sequence ATGGAATTTCTTTGGAAGCAGTCTGTGAAAAACTTGGAATTTGATGCAGATGCTTTTGAGGACTTAGCTTGGTGGCTCGAAAGTGATCGTAAAAAAGCGTTAAAAATCATCAAACTAATTCGTGAAGTACAACGTAATCCATTTGAAGGCACAGGACAACCTGAAGCACTGAAATACGAACTATCTGGCTGTTGGTCACGACGAATCGATCAAGAACATCGTCTGGTTTATGAAGTCTTAGATGATAAAATCAGAATTCTCGCCTGTCGCTTTCACTACTGA
- a CDS encoding type II toxin-antitoxin system VapC family toxin — MNNYPLILIDTGILVAFYNRKDKYHQKVINFFSTCTSQLITTIACVTEVMWLLAPNTKVQNEFLSALSLGVLLCEHLLPSDYQRIQELNTIYQDLPGDFTDLSLIAISERLNISAIATLDKDFNIYRRYRQQPFDRIFLP, encoded by the coding sequence ATGAATAATTATCCCCTAATCTTAATTGATACGGGGATTCTTGTTGCCTTCTATAATCGTAAAGACAAGTATCACCAAAAAGTTATTAACTTTTTTAGTACCTGTACCAGTCAACTCATCACAACAATTGCCTGTGTTACAGAAGTGATGTGGTTACTTGCCCCAAATACAAAAGTACAGAACGAATTTTTATCTGCTTTATCGCTAGGAGTATTGCTATGTGAACATTTACTTCCATCAGACTATCAAAGAATCCAGGAACTTAACACAATTTATCAGGATCTACCGGGAGACTTTACTGATCTATCGCTAATTGCTATTTCCGAAAGATTAAACATCTCTGCTATTGCAACTCTAGATAAAGACTTTAATATTTATCGGCGTTATCGCCAGCAACCATTTGATCGTATATTTTTACCTTGA
- a CDS encoding DUF5615 family PIN-like protein encodes MNGFLFDENLPSKIQFTPSLPIIHVSILGDSPSDTHIWHYAKENGLIIVTKDADFSDRLMLDLFPPKVVHLRFGNMRKSSFHSLLACVWSQIEDLVIDHKLINVYLDRIEAFK; translated from the coding sequence ATGAATGGATTTTTATTTGATGAAAATCTACCTTCAAAAATCCAATTTACTCCATCTCTTCCCATCATCCATGTTTCAATATTAGGCGATAGTCCTAGTGATACCCACATCTGGCATTATGCAAAGGAAAATGGCTTGATCATTGTTACCAAAGATGCAGATTTTTCAGATCGACTAATGCTTGATTTGTTCCCACCAAAAGTAGTGCATCTACGCTTTGGAAATATGCGAAAAAGTTCTTTTCACTCATTGCTAGCCTGTGTTTGGTCACAAATTGAAGATTTAGTTATCGATCACAAGCTAATTAATGTTTATTTAGATCGGATAGAAGCATTTAAATAG
- a CDS encoding DUF433 domain-containing protein yields the protein MQSRINIHPDICNGRPIIANTRITVQTIMEFLGAGDSIEEILEEYPSLEREDIYACMQFAAKLMANHYEVRKFA from the coding sequence ATGCAAAGTCGAATAAATATTCATCCAGATATTTGTAACGGACGACCTATTATTGCTAACACTCGAATTACTGTGCAAACGATTATGGAATTTTTAGGTGCAGGCGATTCCATCGAAGAAATCCTTGAAGAGTATCCTTCTCTGGAAAGAGAAGATATTTATGCCTGTATGCAATTTGCAGCAAAGTTGATGGCAAATCACTACGAAGTTAGAAAATTCGCATGA